TGTGTTTTTATGAGTAACTGTTGATGACATAACATATGCTTTTTCATTAGCAAATCAATTTCAATACAATTAAGGAAACCTCATATCTAGACATCAATAGGGACACCAGAAACCAAATGTTATTTGTAAATAGTTAACGTGACAACAAATATAAATGAGCACACAGAACCAAAGGATTTAGAGCTATGGCGTTGTTGGCCCCCAAAATTGTCCGGCAAATGATTTGGATATTGAATCAAGGGTTGCGATGAATGCTCCACTGTTGCCTTTTTGAAAATGTGTCAGTACTTCTCAAAACTTTATGTATATTAGACATGttatttcattctgtattttcgTTAATGCTAATGTACAGTGCTTATGattatacatgtttttgtttatttcatgtatatatcgAAGCTATTTTCTCTTAAGCCTAATCATCAGTGTTGAGAATTtggcattttttatgtatttcatgtaTAAATCGAAGTTTTCTCCTTTTAAGCCTAATGCACAGTGTTCAGGAGTAGACTTCATGTATACTTTATTAATGTGCAATTACATTGATTTTATTCGTTATTCTTTCGAGAAAAAATGGCACATATTATTTCTGTGCTAACAGGAAATCTTCctctttttcgttttatatctACTACTTTGTGTCCTTGAATTTAAgaactttcccattttcttccggCAATGAAAATcgcaacaaaaacatttttgaaaaggaGCAGTATGAGTTCAGACGAATATTAAATTTCTGAAAGGTACATTGCTGACAATAAAATACGTAATTAATGctgggtttattttttatttattttcgttatattcaAAAGGAAGAGATTTAATGAGAGTGCATTATTCTGAAATCCAAGATGTTAAAAGGGTTTAAGCGCTCTCTGATTTTTCTGCTACTTGAGCTGTGTTGCTGGAAGCATTGTCATCACGTCCTTCAGTGCTGCAGGCCAGGCAGGGCAATTTCTTTTCCAAGGCAGCGCGATATTTAGGGTGGCTGATGGCGTACACAATTGGGTTGTATACAGCATTGGCCTTGGCAAAGACAGAACCCCAGATGGAGAAGAGGGGAGTAACAGAAGACTTGTTGAGCATTCCAGTGTAGTTAATGACGAAGTAAGGAGTCCAGGCCATGAACCAAAGGGACACAGTCATGAGAGCAACCTTAGCAAGACGACATTCAGCAGAAGTCTTCTGACTTTCTTCGCTCCTGAGAGACTTGACACCCATCTTCTTGGCCTGTTCGCGCATCTGCTTTTCATGGTTGGCTACAGCCTTAACGATGAAAGTGTAAAGGTAGATGTTGGCAAACAGGGGGAAGATGTAGACCCAGACAGAGTAGATGTACAGATAGCTGTGAGAGAACATATCCTCAGTCAAGTAGTCAGTGCCACAGGCAGTCATGTTACCCTCAGGCACATAACGGTTCCAACCAAAGAAGGGAGGAAGACACCAGGCAAAGGCAGTAACCCAGGTACCAGCAATTCTTGCCATGGCGCCGCTGCTGGAAAGAGGCTTACCAGAAACACCCTTAACAATAACAGTGTAGCGATCGAGGGTGATCCAAAGCATGGTCCAGATAGACACACAGCCAAAGAGTGATCCGAGGAAAGCATATACTTCACAGAAGAATGAACCGAGGGTCCATGTCTGCCAGTAGCAAGAAATGACCATTGGTGGGAACATGGTGAACATCATAAAGAAGTCAGACATAGCCAAGTTGACAACAAGCAAGTTAGCAGGAGTGCGGAGAGATTTGGTGTTCATGAATACCCAGATGACAACGAAGTTACCTACAACGGACAAGATTCCCATAACGACCATCCAGAAGCCAACCAAACCATACCATAGTGGGTTCATCGGAGGAAACTGGTACCAATGCGAATCCACCATGTGGAGGAGTTCCTTAGGTACCGTGTCTACCACCGTGTAATTCCCAAAGGGGTTTGTGGAGGGGAGGGCGCCATTGGCCATATTAGCAGGATTATCCCAATATGACATCTGAAAATAAGGAATCATTCAGTGAATTTCAGTGCAAATTGTAGGATACTTTGTAAATAGGTTTA
This Macrobrachium rosenbergii isolate ZJJX-2024 chromosome 42, ASM4041242v1, whole genome shotgun sequence DNA region includes the following protein-coding sequences:
- the LOC136827896 gene encoding rhodopsin-like: MSYWDNPANMANGALPSTNPFGNYTVVDTVPKELLHMVDSHWYQFPPMNPLWYGLVGFWMVVMGILSVVGNFVVIWVFMNTKSLRTPANLLVVNLAMSDFFMMFTMFPPMVISCYWQTWTLGSFFCEVYAFLGSLFGCVSIWTMLWITLDRYTVIVKGVSGKPLSSSGAMARIAGTWVTAFAWCLPPFFGWNRYVPEGNMTACGTDYLTEDMFSHSYLYIYSVWVYIFPLFANIYLYTFIVKAVANHEKQMREQAKKMGVKSLRSEESQKTSAECRLAKVALMTVSLWFMAWTPYFVINYTGMLNKSSVTPLFSIWGSVFAKANAVYNPIVYAISHPKYRAALEKKLPCLACSTEGRDDNASSNTAQVAEKSESA